The following proteins are co-located in the Hevea brasiliensis isolate MT/VB/25A 57/8 chromosome 11, ASM3005281v1, whole genome shotgun sequence genome:
- the LOC110664441 gene encoding cysteine-rich receptor-like protein kinase 25 isoform X2 encodes MFPFNVFVTLVLILSFILDLFNLPGVGGIVRLYSYCKNGTSFTPNGIYQQNLNSLLFFLSSNATQEKGFYYTTAGQDPSNMAYGLFLCRGDIVLLKGVCQECVLAASKDIVQYCPKEKVSIIWYDECMLRYSNESFFSQVGEDPAYAQWNPEPPVNESERLTELATTTMRDVAARAANDRSGKRFGTEEVNFTSSQTVYTLVQCTQDLSVADCSKCLREAIGALPYCCYGRKGGRIIYPSCNARYELYPFYRVEDIQAPPPSTTGDNRKMILLVVGIPTVLIAILVGSGLVYLQRKRGKEQEKGKDLPELLQDLASPSMTEEGNLPNSVELPVMDLTTIREATDNFSDSNKLGRGGFGTVYKGVLADGKEIAVKRLSKKSFHGLLELKNEIILIAKLQHRNLVRLLGCTIEGEEKLLIYEFMPNKSLDFFLFDSSKRMQLDWQRRLSIINGIARGLLYLHEDSRLRVIHRDLKAGNILLDSEMNPKISDFGMARIFGGKQSEANTNTVVGTYFGVLLLEIISGKKNSGFFSNNGESLLIFAWNLWFENQGLELMDPLLVNSCVEAEVLKCIQIGLLCVQDDPADRPTMSSVVLMLGNDTMTLPQPTKHTFSVKTVVESKESSSNYEAFSVNEMTVSDMLPR; translated from the exons ATGTTTCCTTTCAATGTCTTTGTAACCCTGGTTTTAATACTATCATTCATACTTGATTTGTTTAATCTCCCTGGCGTTGGAGGAATCGTCCGGCTCTATAGCTATTGCAAAAATGGCACTAGCTTCACACCAAATGGTATCTATCAGCAGAATCTTAATTCCTtgctcttttttctttcttctaatgCAACACAAGAGAAGGGATTCTACTACACCACCGCCGGTCAAGACCCTTCCAACATGGCCTACGGCCTTTTCCTTTGTCGGGGGGATATTGTCCTCTTGAAAGGTGTCTGCCAAGAATGTGTCCTGGCTGCTAGCAAAGATATTGTTCAATATTGCCCTAAAGAGAAGGTGTCGATCAtttggtatgatgaatgcatgcTACGTTATTCCAATGAATCTTTCTTCTCTCAAGTGGGAGAAGACCCTGCGTACGCACAGTGGAACCCCGAACCACCAGTAAACGAATCAGAGCGCTTGACGGAGTTAGCGACAACAACGATGCGCGATGTGGCAGCACGGGCTGCAAATGATCGGTCTGGTAAAAGATTCGGCACCGAAGAAGTGAATTTCACGAGTTCTCAAACAGTGTATACACTTGTGCAGTGCACCCAAGATTTATCTGTTGCCGACTGCAGCAAGTGCCTTCGAGAAGCTATTGGTGCCTTACCCTACTGCTGTTATGGAAGAAAAGGGGGCAGAATTATATATCCTAGTTGTAATGCTAGATATGAGTTGTACCCATTTTATCGTGTTGAGGATATTCAAGCCCCACCGCCATCTACAACAG GAGATAACCGGAAGATGATCCTGCTTGTTGTGGGAATACCAACGGTGCTAATAGCAATTCTCGTTGGGTCTGGTCTTGTCTATTTGCAGCGGAAAAGAGGAAAAGAACAGG AAAAAGGAAAAGACCTGCCCGAATTGTTACAGGACTTGGCAAGCCCTAGTATGACAGAAGAAGGTAATTTGCCGAATTCCGTGGAGCTTCCTGTTATGGATCTAACTACTATAAGAGAAGCAACAGACAACTTTTCGGATTCAAATAAACTTGGGCGTGGCGGGTTTGGCACTGTTTACAAG GGTGTGTTAGCAGACGGGAAGGAAATAGCTGTTAAAAGGTTGTCAAAGAAGTCATTTCATGGGTTGCTGGAGTTGAAGAATGAAATCATACTAATTGCAAAACTCCAACACCGGAACCTTGTGAGGCTCCTGGGATGTACCATAGAGGGAGAGGAAAAATTGCTCATATATGAGTTCATGCCTAATAAAAGCCTTGATTTCTTTCTCTTTG ATTCAAGCAAGCGTATGCAACTTGATTGGCAAAGACGGCTTAGCATTATCAATGGAATTGCTCGTGGCCTATTATATCTGCATGAAGATTCTCGTCTCAGAGTTATTCACAGAGACCTCAAGGCTGGTAATATATTGCTTGACAGCGAGATGAACCCAAAGATATCTGATTTTGGAATGGCAAGGATTTTTGGTGGAAAGCAAAGTGAGGCTAATACAAATACAGTCGTAGGAACCTA ttttggtgttctCTTATTAGAGATAATAAGCGGGAAAAAGAACAGTGGATTTTTTTCAAATAATGGAGAGAGTCTCCTCATATTT GCATGGAATCTGTGGTTTGAAAATCAAGGATTAGAGTTGATGGATCCGTTACTTGTAAACTCATGCGTGGAAGCTGAGGTACTGAAATGCATCCAAATTGGGTTGTTGTGTGTGCAAGATGACCCAGCAGACAGACCAACTATGTCTTCGGTCGTTTTAATGTTAGGAAATGATACCATGACACTTCCTCAGCCCACAAAACATACATTTTCTGTTAAAACAGTTGTCGAAAGTAAGGAATCATCATCAAATTATGAAGCTTTTTCTGTCAATGAGATGACTGTTTCAGATATGTTACCGCGGTGA
- the LOC110664441 gene encoding cysteine-rich receptor-like protein kinase 25 isoform X1, protein MFPFNVFVTLVLILSFILDLFNLPGVGGIVRLYSYCKNGTSFTPNGIYQQNLNSLLFFLSSNATQEKGFYYTTAGQDPSNMAYGLFLCRGDIVLLKGVCQECVLAASKDIVQYCPKEKVSIIWYDECMLRYSNESFFSQVGEDPAYAQWNPEPPVNESERLTELATTTMRDVAARAANDRSGKRFGTEEVNFTSSQTVYTLVQCTQDLSVADCSKCLREAIGALPYCCYGRKGGRIIYPSCNARYELYPFYRVEDIQAPPPSTTGDNRKMILLVVGIPTVLIAILVGSGLVYLQRKRGKEQEKGKDLPELLQDLASPSMTEEGNLPNSVELPVMDLTTIREATDNFSDSNKLGRGGFGTVYKGVLADGKEIAVKRLSKKSFHGLLELKNEIILIAKLQHRNLVRLLGCTIEGEEKLLIYEFMPNKSLDFFLFDSSKRMQLDWQRRLSIINGIARGLLYLHEDSRLRVIHRDLKAGNILLDSEMNPKISDFGMARIFGGKQSEANTNTVVGTYGYMAPEYAMRGLLSLKSDIFSFGVLLLEIISGKKNSGFFSNNGESLLIFAWNLWFENQGLELMDPLLVNSCVEAEVLKCIQIGLLCVQDDPADRPTMSSVVLMLGNDTMTLPQPTKHTFSVKTVVESKESSSNYEAFSVNEMTVSDMLPR, encoded by the exons ATGTTTCCTTTCAATGTCTTTGTAACCCTGGTTTTAATACTATCATTCATACTTGATTTGTTTAATCTCCCTGGCGTTGGAGGAATCGTCCGGCTCTATAGCTATTGCAAAAATGGCACTAGCTTCACACCAAATGGTATCTATCAGCAGAATCTTAATTCCTtgctcttttttctttcttctaatgCAACACAAGAGAAGGGATTCTACTACACCACCGCCGGTCAAGACCCTTCCAACATGGCCTACGGCCTTTTCCTTTGTCGGGGGGATATTGTCCTCTTGAAAGGTGTCTGCCAAGAATGTGTCCTGGCTGCTAGCAAAGATATTGTTCAATATTGCCCTAAAGAGAAGGTGTCGATCAtttggtatgatgaatgcatgcTACGTTATTCCAATGAATCTTTCTTCTCTCAAGTGGGAGAAGACCCTGCGTACGCACAGTGGAACCCCGAACCACCAGTAAACGAATCAGAGCGCTTGACGGAGTTAGCGACAACAACGATGCGCGATGTGGCAGCACGGGCTGCAAATGATCGGTCTGGTAAAAGATTCGGCACCGAAGAAGTGAATTTCACGAGTTCTCAAACAGTGTATACACTTGTGCAGTGCACCCAAGATTTATCTGTTGCCGACTGCAGCAAGTGCCTTCGAGAAGCTATTGGTGCCTTACCCTACTGCTGTTATGGAAGAAAAGGGGGCAGAATTATATATCCTAGTTGTAATGCTAGATATGAGTTGTACCCATTTTATCGTGTTGAGGATATTCAAGCCCCACCGCCATCTACAACAG GAGATAACCGGAAGATGATCCTGCTTGTTGTGGGAATACCAACGGTGCTAATAGCAATTCTCGTTGGGTCTGGTCTTGTCTATTTGCAGCGGAAAAGAGGAAAAGAACAGG AAAAAGGAAAAGACCTGCCCGAATTGTTACAGGACTTGGCAAGCCCTAGTATGACAGAAGAAGGTAATTTGCCGAATTCCGTGGAGCTTCCTGTTATGGATCTAACTACTATAAGAGAAGCAACAGACAACTTTTCGGATTCAAATAAACTTGGGCGTGGCGGGTTTGGCACTGTTTACAAG GGTGTGTTAGCAGACGGGAAGGAAATAGCTGTTAAAAGGTTGTCAAAGAAGTCATTTCATGGGTTGCTGGAGTTGAAGAATGAAATCATACTAATTGCAAAACTCCAACACCGGAACCTTGTGAGGCTCCTGGGATGTACCATAGAGGGAGAGGAAAAATTGCTCATATATGAGTTCATGCCTAATAAAAGCCTTGATTTCTTTCTCTTTG ATTCAAGCAAGCGTATGCAACTTGATTGGCAAAGACGGCTTAGCATTATCAATGGAATTGCTCGTGGCCTATTATATCTGCATGAAGATTCTCGTCTCAGAGTTATTCACAGAGACCTCAAGGCTGGTAATATATTGCTTGACAGCGAGATGAACCCAAAGATATCTGATTTTGGAATGGCAAGGATTTTTGGTGGAAAGCAAAGTGAGGCTAATACAAATACAGTCGTAGGAACCTA tGGATACATGGCACCAGAGTATGCGATGCGAGGATTATTATCACTAAAATCcgatatttttagttttggtgttctCTTATTAGAGATAATAAGCGGGAAAAAGAACAGTGGATTTTTTTCAAATAATGGAGAGAGTCTCCTCATATTT GCATGGAATCTGTGGTTTGAAAATCAAGGATTAGAGTTGATGGATCCGTTACTTGTAAACTCATGCGTGGAAGCTGAGGTACTGAAATGCATCCAAATTGGGTTGTTGTGTGTGCAAGATGACCCAGCAGACAGACCAACTATGTCTTCGGTCGTTTTAATGTTAGGAAATGATACCATGACACTTCCTCAGCCCACAAAACATACATTTTCTGTTAAAACAGTTGTCGAAAGTAAGGAATCATCATCAAATTATGAAGCTTTTTCTGTCAATGAGATGACTGTTTCAGATATGTTACCGCGGTGA
- the LOC110664441 gene encoding cysteine-rich receptor-like protein kinase 25 isoform X3, whose protein sequence is MFPFNVFVTLVLILSFILDLFNLPGVGGIVRLYSYCKNGTSFTPNGIYQQNLNSLLFFLSSNATQEKGFYYTTAGQDPSNMAYGLFLCRGDIVLLKGVCQECVLAASKDIVQYCPKEKVSIIWYDECMLRYSNESFFSQVGEDPAYAQWNPEPPVNESERLTELATTTMRDVAARAANDRSGKRFGTEEVNFTSSQTVYTLVQCTQDLSVADCSKCLREAIGALPYCCYGRKGGRIIYPSCNARYELYPFYRVEDIQAPPPSTTGDNRKMILLVVGIPTVLIAILVGSGLVYLQRKRGKEQEKGKDLPELLQDLASPSMTEEGNLPNSVELPVMDLTTIREATDNFSDSNKLGRGGFGTVYKGVLADGKEIAVKRLSKKSFHGLLELKNEIILIAKLQHRNLVRLLGCTIEGEEKLLIYEFMPNKSLDFFLFDSSKRMQLDWQRRLSIINGIARGLLYLHEDSRLRVIHRDLKAGNILLDSEMNPKISDFGMARIFGGKQSEANTNTVVGT, encoded by the exons ATGTTTCCTTTCAATGTCTTTGTAACCCTGGTTTTAATACTATCATTCATACTTGATTTGTTTAATCTCCCTGGCGTTGGAGGAATCGTCCGGCTCTATAGCTATTGCAAAAATGGCACTAGCTTCACACCAAATGGTATCTATCAGCAGAATCTTAATTCCTtgctcttttttctttcttctaatgCAACACAAGAGAAGGGATTCTACTACACCACCGCCGGTCAAGACCCTTCCAACATGGCCTACGGCCTTTTCCTTTGTCGGGGGGATATTGTCCTCTTGAAAGGTGTCTGCCAAGAATGTGTCCTGGCTGCTAGCAAAGATATTGTTCAATATTGCCCTAAAGAGAAGGTGTCGATCAtttggtatgatgaatgcatgcTACGTTATTCCAATGAATCTTTCTTCTCTCAAGTGGGAGAAGACCCTGCGTACGCACAGTGGAACCCCGAACCACCAGTAAACGAATCAGAGCGCTTGACGGAGTTAGCGACAACAACGATGCGCGATGTGGCAGCACGGGCTGCAAATGATCGGTCTGGTAAAAGATTCGGCACCGAAGAAGTGAATTTCACGAGTTCTCAAACAGTGTATACACTTGTGCAGTGCACCCAAGATTTATCTGTTGCCGACTGCAGCAAGTGCCTTCGAGAAGCTATTGGTGCCTTACCCTACTGCTGTTATGGAAGAAAAGGGGGCAGAATTATATATCCTAGTTGTAATGCTAGATATGAGTTGTACCCATTTTATCGTGTTGAGGATATTCAAGCCCCACCGCCATCTACAACAG GAGATAACCGGAAGATGATCCTGCTTGTTGTGGGAATACCAACGGTGCTAATAGCAATTCTCGTTGGGTCTGGTCTTGTCTATTTGCAGCGGAAAAGAGGAAAAGAACAGG AAAAAGGAAAAGACCTGCCCGAATTGTTACAGGACTTGGCAAGCCCTAGTATGACAGAAGAAGGTAATTTGCCGAATTCCGTGGAGCTTCCTGTTATGGATCTAACTACTATAAGAGAAGCAACAGACAACTTTTCGGATTCAAATAAACTTGGGCGTGGCGGGTTTGGCACTGTTTACAAG GGTGTGTTAGCAGACGGGAAGGAAATAGCTGTTAAAAGGTTGTCAAAGAAGTCATTTCATGGGTTGCTGGAGTTGAAGAATGAAATCATACTAATTGCAAAACTCCAACACCGGAACCTTGTGAGGCTCCTGGGATGTACCATAGAGGGAGAGGAAAAATTGCTCATATATGAGTTCATGCCTAATAAAAGCCTTGATTTCTTTCTCTTTG ATTCAAGCAAGCGTATGCAACTTGATTGGCAAAGACGGCTTAGCATTATCAATGGAATTGCTCGTGGCCTATTATATCTGCATGAAGATTCTCGTCTCAGAGTTATTCACAGAGACCTCAAGGCTGGTAATATATTGCTTGACAGCGAGATGAACCCAAAGATATCTGATTTTGGAATGGCAAGGATTTTTGGTGGAAAGCAAAGTGAGGCTAATACAAATACAGTCGTAGGAACCTA G
- the LOC131170694 gene encoding cysteine-rich receptor-like protein kinase 44 — MAIGSLRLPFLFSCFFSLFIVVSSARPGLPSSSRPGDNPFYDCSDIGNYTTNSTYQTNLRTLLSILPSQPNQENFRFCNLSFGQVPDKVNVIAFCRGDIAADTCRSCVRSSAHNISEICPQKKEAFAYLDDCQLRYSNRTIFGVVENEPNVCYTNPEFVSSSDGIQFKSEVERLLKRLRIRAASVDSKFATGKAIVNSQTIYALTQCSPGLSMQQCDDCLVTAIGEIQNCCLGNVGGSVVRPSCNFRFDPYMFYTPTADTLPPESSPQPVSPPPREGKDDKKSANFTIIIVISVVITTTLIISCSIFLRARKQRGKPNIVDEIRLAESLQFDLGIIRIATDDFSDVNKLGQGGFGVVYKGRLFSGQDIAVKRLSRDSGQGNSEFENEILLVAKLQHRNLVRLLGFCLEGNERLLIYEFVPNGSLDHFIFDPIKRTQFNWETRYEIIRGIARGILYLHEDSQLRIIHRDLKASNILLDEEMNPKISDFGMARLFAMDQTQGETSTIVGTYGYMAPEYAMHGHFSIKSDVFSFGVLVLEITSGRKNVCFRNGKQVENLMSFAWRNWEEGTIANLIDPYLKDGSASKIQRLIHIGLLCIQKDITQRPTMASVIIMLNSSSCHLQMPSPPAYLAPTTTDSNMAMKINWMVNTSSGQCGSLQTSINDISISELYPR; from the exons ATGGCAATAGGATCTTTAAGATTGCCTTTCTTATTTTCTTGCTTCTTCTCACTCTTCATTGTCGTCTCCAGTGCCCGGCCAGGACTTCCCTCCAGTTCCCGGCCAGGAGACAACCCTTTTTATGACTGCTCAGATATCGGTAACTACACCACCAACAGTACCTACCAAACAAACCTCAGAACCCTCTTATCCATCCTACCCTCTCAGCCCAACCAAGAAAATTTCAGGTTTTGCAATCTCTCTTTCGGCCAAGTCCCGGATAAAGTTAATGTGATTGCGTTTTGTAGAGGAGATATTGCAGCAGATACCTGTCGAAGCTGTGTCCGTTCCTCTGCACACAATATTTCAGAGATCTGTCCACAGAAAAAGGAGGCATTTGCATATTTGGATGATTGTCAGCTGCGATATTCTAACAGAACTATATTTGGTGTAGTTGAAAATGAACCTAATGTATGTTATACCAACCCAGAATTTGTTTCATCATCAGATGGAATTCAATTCAAATCGGAAGTGGAAAGATTACTCAAAAGACTGAGGATAAGAGCTGCCTCTGTGGACAGTAAGTTTGCGACAGGAAAAGCAATTGTGAACTCTCAAACAATATATGCGCTTACCCAGTGCTCTCCTGGCTTGTCCATGCAGCAATGCGATGACTGTCTGGTTACGGCCATTGGAGAGATTCAAAATTGTTGCTTAGGGAATGTAGGAGGAAGTGTGGTTAGACCCAGCTGCAATTTCAGGTTTGACCCATATATGTTCTATACACCTACTGCTGACACACTACCACCGGAATCATCCCCACAGCCAGTATCTCCTCCGCCTAGAGAAG GAAAGGACGATAAGAAATCTGCTAATTTTACTATCATCATTGTCATTTCAGTGGTTATTACTACGACATTAATAATTTCCTGTTCCATCTTTTTAAGAGCAAGGAAACAAAGGGGAAAACCTAACA ttgTGGATGAAATTAGACTTGCTGAATCCTTGCAATTCGATTTGGGCATCATTAGAATTGCAACAGATGATTTTTCTGATGTGAACAAGCTTGGACAAGGAGGCTTTGGAGTTGTCTACAAG GGTAGACTTTTCAGTGGACAAGATATAGCTGTAAAAAGGTTATCTAGAGATTCTGGACAAGGTAATAGTGAATTTGAGAATGAGATTCTACTAGTAGCCAAACTTCAACATAGGAATTTAGTCAGGCTACTAGGTTTCTGCTTGGAAGGAAACGAGAGGCTTCTAATCTATGAGTTTGTGCCCAATGGAAGCCTTGACCATTTCATATTTG ATCCTATTAAGCGTACGCAATTCAATTGGGAAACACGATACGAAATTATAAGAGGCATTGCTCGAGGTATTCTTTACCTCCACGAGGATTCTCAACTCCGAATTATTCATCGTGATCTCAAAGCCAGCAACATTTTATTAGATGAAGAGATGAATCCTAAAATTTCAGATTTCGGCATGGCAAGATTGTTTGCAATGGATCAAACTCAAGGAGAGACAAGTACAATTGTAGGAACCTA CGGATACATGGCTCCAGAGTATGCAATGCATGGAcatttttcaattaaatcagacgtCTTTAGCTTTGGTGTATTAGTCTTAGAGATCACAAGTGGTCGAAAAAATGTTTGTTTCCGCAATGGAAAGCAAGTAGAGAATCTTATGAGCTTC GCTTGGAGGAACTGGGAGGAGGGGACAATAGCAAATCTCATAGATCCCTACTTGAAAGATGGCTCAGCTAGTAAAATTCAGAGATTAATCCACATAGGTTTATTATGCATTCAAAAAGATATAACCCAGAGACCAACCATGGCTTCAGTTATTATCATGCTTAATAGTTCTTCTTGCCATCTCCAAATGCCCTCACCACCTGCATATCTAGCACCGACCACCACTGACTCAAACATGGCAATGAAGATAAATTGGATGGTAAATACATCATCAGGTCAGTGCGGATCTTTGCAAACGTCAATTAATGATATTTCAATTAGCGAGTTATATCCTCGCTAA